Below is a window of Gossypium hirsutum isolate 1008001.06 chromosome A12, Gossypium_hirsutum_v2.1, whole genome shotgun sequence DNA.
ATTCTCAGTAGTTATTCTAGTTTCACCCTTTCTTTCAAACATCATGTATATCATGCTATGTTGCTTAAACTCTTCATTTTTGTCAAAGAACCCATGTTTGGCACTTGTGTTTGACATAATTCTTGACATGGATATGAGGATGCAACCatccaaaaacaaagaaaagtgaACATTCCCGTGCCTAACACATGCTCATGTCCGACACTCACACCTGAGTATGAGTAACATAGCTATCATAGATTATAGTTTTGTAACTTTAGAGTACACTTTGTTAGTACGATTTCTTTCATATAGCCAACACTGAAGAAAACTCCTGGATTCTAATTTTGAAAGTTGATTATATATCTAATGTTTGCACAAGATTGCTGTCATCTTACATTCCTAATTGCTTTGATGGATACTTTACCCTAAGCATCTAACATTTTGCAAAGTACTAGGAACCTAATGTTATTCTTGGCAGGTCAGTGTACCAAAAGGTTCTCTTTGCAACCTTAAGGCAAAAGTTGATGTTGGATTGCCTCCTGATGCAGTGTATAATATTGTAACAGATCCTGATAACAAGAGAGTATTCAAAAACATTAAGGTGAGTGGTACATTTTCACAGGCAATAGTAGATTTGATGTTTTCCATCTTCAATGTCATTTGTAGCTTCAACATTTCAAGCCTTTTCAGAAATTtctgatttttatttaataaactgaTCTTATGCTTCAGGAAGTGATATCTAGACAGGTTTTAGTTGATATAGGTAAAAGACAGGTGGTTGACGTGGAGCAGAAAGCTTTGTGGAGATTCCTTTGGTGGTCAGGGACCATCTCAGTTCATGTTCTAGTGGATCAAAACAGAGAAGATTACTCAGTAAGGCTTACTTTTTCCgattattagattttaaaatcCATGAGTGAGCCTTCTCTGTGAGGACTTTTATTTTTGTGGTTCTGAGTTACATTCAACAATTTGAATCTTTGAAGGATTTGACACTCCACTTAGTGAAGCATTTAATTTCTTTTGCTTAATCTTGTGTGCAAAAAGAGCATGCATGGGTTACTAGCGAGTTACTCTCAGTAATTCTAATAATGACTGTTAACAGATGAAGTTCAAGCAAGTAGATGCAGGATTCATGAAAAAATTTGAAGGTCACTGGAGAGTAGAACCTCTTTTCATTGATGAAGAAACTTGCTTTCCTTTCAAACCTAAAACATGGGCAGAGTATTGTTCATGTACTGGGGGAAAAGGAAGGATTGGGTCGAAGGTGAGCTTGGACCAACTGATTCAGCCTGCCATCGTCCCTCCCCCACCCATTTCTTGGTATCTAAGGGGAATAACCAGCAAGACCACTGAGATGCTGATCAATGATCTGCTCGCCGAAGCTGCTAGACTAAAGGGTGGCTTTAACGCTGAAAATTCAGTCAACGAAATCAATGAACAGCACCAAGTTGAGCAGATTAATGACATTAAAGAAAGATGGAACCTTCATAGGAGAAATGTGAAGCTGCGTGGTAAGAGGCTATTGACTGCTGAACCATCTGCGATTTGATGAGTTCTAAGTTCATA
It encodes the following:
- the LOC121210968 gene encoding uncharacterized protein isoform X1; the protein is MEGRKVSMDVPRSDRNGTPKFLDPAFSAFLLQLPNQLQNCLKGKFRFLLSKSQIKRLGKDNVGIKSVNPFLGKEKSLSTGLGIDLEKQLQAWRENPIWVNQPPEIKVSVPKGSLCNLKAKVDVGLPPDAVYNIVTDPDNKRVFKNIKEVISRQVLVDIGKRQVVDVEQKALWRFLWWSGTISVHVLVDQNREDYSMKFKQVDAGFMKKFEGHWRVEPLFIDEETCFPFKPKTWAEYCSCTGGKGRIGSKVSLDQLIQPAIVPPPPISWYLRGITSKTTEMLINDLLAEAARLKGGFNAENSVNEINEQHQVEQINDIKERWNLHRRNVKLRGKRLLTAEPSAI
- the LOC121210968 gene encoding uncharacterized protein isoform X3 yields the protein MEGRKVSMDVPRSDRNGTPKFLDPAFSAFLLQLPNQLQNCLKIKRLGKDNVGIKSVNPFLGKEKSLSTGLGIDLEKQLQAWRENPIWVNQPPEIKVSVPKGSLCNLKAKVDVGLPPDAVYNIVTDPDNKRVFKNIKEVISRQVLVDIGKRQVVDVEQKALWRFLWWSGTISVHVLVDQNREDYSMKFKQVDAGFMKKFEGHWRVEPLFIDEETCFPFKPKTWAEYCSCTGGKGRIGSKVSLDQLIQPAIVPPPPISWYLRGITSKTTEMLINDLLAEAARLKGGFNAENSVNEINEQHQVEQINDIKERWNLHRRNVKLRGKRLLTAEPSAI
- the LOC121210968 gene encoding uncharacterized protein isoform X4, with the protein product MEGRKVSMDVPRSDRNGTPKFLDPAFSAFLLQLPNQLQNCLKIKRLGKDNVGIKSVNPFLGKEKSLSTGLGIDLEKQLQAWRENPIWVNQPPEIKVSVPKGSLCNLKAKVDVGLPPDAVYNIVTDPDNKRVFKNIKVLVDIGKRQVVDVEQKALWRFLWWSGTISVHVLVDQNREDYSMKFKQVDAGFMKKFEGHWRVEPLFIDEETCFPFKPKTWAEYCSCTGGKGRIGSKVSLDQLIQPAIVPPPPISWYLRGITSKTTEMLINDLLAEAARLKGGFNAENSVNEINEQHQVEQINDIKERWNLHRRNVKLRGKRLLTAEPSAI
- the LOC121210968 gene encoding uncharacterized protein isoform X2, whose protein sequence is MEGRKVSMDVPRSDRNGTPKFLDPAFSAFLLQLPNQLQNCLKGKFRFLLSKSQIKRLGKDNVGIKSVNPFLGKEKSLSTGLGIDLEKQLQAWRENPIWVNQPPEIKVSVPKGSLCNLKAKVDVGLPPDAVYNIVTDPDNKRVFKNIKVLVDIGKRQVVDVEQKALWRFLWWSGTISVHVLVDQNREDYSMKFKQVDAGFMKKFEGHWRVEPLFIDEETCFPFKPKTWAEYCSCTGGKGRIGSKVSLDQLIQPAIVPPPPISWYLRGITSKTTEMLINDLLAEAARLKGGFNAENSVNEINEQHQVEQINDIKERWNLHRRNVKLRGKRLLTAEPSAI